The following coding sequences lie in one Panicum virgatum strain AP13 chromosome 6N, P.virgatum_v5, whole genome shotgun sequence genomic window:
- the LOC120677558 gene encoding auxin-induced protein 15A-like — MAGKLGHLMTRLHLARSRASSPSAAADVPTGHLAVYAGEGRKRLVIPTACLSHPAFVTLLKRVEDEFGFDHRCGGLTIPCASEGDFADIVGGMDVH, encoded by the coding sequence atGGCAGGGAAGCTGGGGCATCTGATGACGAGGCTGCACCTGGCGAGGAGCCGggcgtcgtcgccgtcggcggcggcggacgtgcCGACGGGCCACCTGGCGGTGTACGCCGGCGAGGGGCGGAAGCGGCTGGTGATCCCGACGGCGTGCCTGAGCCACCCGGCGTTCGTGACGCTGCTGAAGCGGGTGGAGGACGAGTTCGGCTTCGACCACCGCTGCGGCGGCCTCACCATCCCCTGCGCCTCCGAGGGCGACTTCGCCGACATCGTCGGCGGCATGGACGTGCACTGA